Proteins from a single region of Haloplanus sp. GDY1:
- a CDS encoding methyl-accepting chemotaxis protein: MAGANAGESAGTTASGLRQRIHRDYVRYIPSGDNIPEETWQARHRGIVLLLLAHAPVLFLLGRFTGTDPYVTGAEFTAEPLAIVVAEVGMLVGLGLLASYSGLGRRVRTALASVGLMTASAIVVYFSGGFIEAHFHFFVMVAVVAIYEDWVPFLLGVGYVAIQHGFFGMMNPAAVYNHTAAVQNPWGWALVHAVYILALSGALIQNWISIERSREETERQIENVEESEGLIDDLEEKQAELEEAKAEAEARQAEVERLNRALLTQADDVAAAMDAVANGDFTAESPAETDIEAIAEISEAFGEMTTELSATVLDLREFAATVEGTTRSVHDDAETLERTQQELAGDVREFANSLREQAGELESTTDDLSTLSATIEEIAANAGEVSEEAGNAADAAETGTATAAEAIEAIEHVERTVDELGDLVASLDSRMDDVAESTDLIEEIAEQTNILALNANIEAAHATTDGEGFAVVADEVKSLASETREHSAAIERTIAETIRDVDRVQAEMEETRAQIETGKATMNEASDAFAALTETVADVDASVDEVATATDDGARTTEEVVAAIEQVAERSRTIADRSESLAERAETGATTVSEIRSQLDGLTEQTATLRERLDTFTCETGEAAGR; this comes from the coding sequence ATGGCAGGGGCGAACGCGGGCGAGTCGGCCGGCACGACGGCGTCCGGACTCCGGCAGCGGATACACCGGGACTACGTCAGATACATCCCCAGCGGGGACAACATCCCGGAGGAGACGTGGCAGGCGCGCCACAGGGGGATCGTCCTCCTGTTGCTGGCTCACGCACCCGTCCTGTTCCTGCTCGGACGCTTCACGGGCACCGATCCGTACGTCACGGGCGCGGAGTTCACCGCCGAGCCGCTGGCGATCGTCGTGGCGGAGGTCGGCATGCTCGTCGGGCTCGGGCTGTTGGCGAGTTACTCGGGACTCGGGCGGCGGGTACGGACGGCGCTCGCGTCGGTCGGGCTGATGACCGCGTCCGCGATCGTCGTCTACTTCTCGGGCGGGTTCATCGAGGCGCACTTCCACTTTTTCGTCATGGTGGCCGTGGTCGCCATCTACGAGGACTGGGTCCCCTTCCTGCTGGGCGTCGGATACGTGGCGATCCAGCACGGTTTCTTCGGGATGATGAACCCGGCCGCGGTGTACAACCACACCGCGGCGGTCCAGAACCCGTGGGGCTGGGCGCTCGTCCACGCGGTCTACATCCTCGCGCTCTCGGGGGCGCTGATCCAGAACTGGATCTCCATCGAGCGCTCCCGCGAGGAGACGGAACGACAGATCGAGAACGTCGAGGAGAGCGAGGGCCTGATCGATGACCTGGAGGAGAAGCAGGCCGAACTCGAGGAGGCGAAAGCCGAGGCCGAGGCGCGGCAGGCGGAGGTCGAACGGCTGAACCGCGCGCTGTTGACGCAGGCCGACGACGTCGCCGCGGCGATGGACGCGGTGGCGAACGGCGACTTCACCGCCGAGTCGCCCGCGGAGACGGACATCGAGGCCATCGCGGAGATCAGCGAGGCGTTCGGGGAGATGACGACGGAGCTCTCCGCGACCGTCCTCGACCTGCGGGAGTTCGCGGCGACCGTCGAGGGGACGACCCGATCGGTCCACGACGACGCGGAGACGCTCGAGCGCACACAGCAGGAACTCGCCGGCGACGTCCGCGAGTTCGCGAACTCGCTCCGCGAGCAGGCGGGGGAACTCGAATCGACCACCGACGACCTGAGCACGCTCTCGGCCACCATCGAGGAGATAGCGGCGAACGCGGGCGAGGTGTCCGAGGAGGCCGGCAACGCGGCCGACGCCGCCGAGACGGGGACGGCGACCGCCGCCGAGGCCATCGAGGCCATCGAACACGTCGAGCGGACCGTCGATGAACTCGGGGACCTGGTCGCGTCCCTCGACAGCCGGATGGACGACGTCGCGGAGAGCACCGACCTCATCGAGGAGATCGCCGAACAGACGAACATCCTCGCGCTGAACGCCAACATCGAGGCGGCACACGCGACGACGGACGGGGAGGGGTTCGCGGTCGTCGCCGACGAGGTCAAGTCACTCGCCAGCGAGACCCGGGAACACTCCGCGGCCATCGAGCGGACGATAGCCGAGACGATCCGGGACGTCGACCGGGTGCAAGCCGAGATGGAGGAGACCAGAGCGCAGATCGAGACGGGCAAGGCGACGATGAACGAGGCCAGCGACGCGTTCGCGGCGCTGACCGAAACCGTCGCGGACGTCGACGCCTCCGTCGACGAGGTGGCCACGGCGACCGACGACGGCGCGCGGACGACCGAGGAGGTCGTCGCCGCCATCGAGCAGGTGGCGGAGCGCTCCCGGACGATAGCGGACCGGAGCGAGTCGCTCGCGGAGCGGGCGGAGACGGGCGCGACCAC
- a CDS encoding PQQ-binding-like beta-propeller repeat protein, which translates to MADSGRGWTRRNALRAVGVAVVGGTVASGTTGVATGQGGESWPQLGYDDARSGHASGNTGPGDAFAAVRRIELGGWVRMPPAVVDGTVFASRSVGGNPSAGALYALDARSETERWRFEPGDSVDAPPVVTDGTVYVGSGDGHLYALAAESGQERWRFRTGDRVDSAPAVSDGGVYLGSTDGTVYALAADSGTERWRFGTDGTVFSSPAVVDGTVYVGSSDHSVYAVDAESGEQRWRFRTDGRLLSSPAVVDGTVYVGSNDGHLYALDAGSGVERWHFRTDGKVQSSPAVANGTVYVGSRGSNVYAVDAESGEQRWRFRTGESRASPAVVDGTVYVGGGNTVYALDATAGTERWRVETDDFVYSSPAVANGTVYVGSNDGNLYVILGETATPTPTSTSTPTSRSGNVSGAGGGRDDAFGDAPTDANAMLPVAGLLGALGAGGGLWYLRRNGDDPDSAPADPSPDDPPPSPPPAVDRQRSDEPGYATAMESLPAQVRGHLEDGLVDGERFVSAVETLGSVRANTWLVLTSDRLVAVDDNLYDVTESTAGDLVRVVFGRTDDGVPRVRLEHEGGAESTHELCAEPAAFARDLLRTRPGLSVDPPPGVGSGSEPSRTPPPDRVGDVLDEAETAAAAGAFDDALDRLDAAIETLDSGAEGALDDLRAERERIADRRDAHEQFADETDRLADRLDALRGRVDDDPEATLADLDDLRDDLAALDSRVADRGFDDLASRIAGLRDRTATVRTAAREGRETDLERELADVRRGVESARDRLDDGAIEAAETQADELIERIEAVRDRASDHGRDVHRHQATALREDLADLRSAVEARRETRDAVSRLRERVETAEDRLESGDPLAALSAFDRVAADTEALADRSDHEDAELRAEIESLAGRCRAGRRAARRRLDRRAVERLDGRLDAVEERLARIRSDLPDTATSRLRSRLDEAASALDAVEATAERTGAADLRQRIGTVRSEVTTCRAGIEARETLDTHRDRVAAAFDRLDEGAYEAAIDRFEAVDDDLADLADRVDGLDVGTLDAAVATLRDRCREGLERTVELVRDRPPRSIPDAPDLDVTYGELERRQLLGKGGNADVYLVETPAGDELAVKEPRVGGTLHVETVDRLMREAETWDKLDGHDHVVGVVDYDAEPMPWIAMEYMDAGDLADRTGAMAFDQALWTAIAITKGVRFAHRRGVAHLDLKPANVLFRDVEDAWDVPKVADWGLSRHLLEHSKSLEGLSPQYAAPEQFDEAYGSTDDMTDVYQLGSVFYDLFVGRPPFEGTATKVMRRVLDEEPTPPSEVADVPPELDEVLLTALAKEKADRYDGVLLLRNALRRLADE; encoded by the coding sequence ATGGCCGATTCGGGGAGGGGATGGACCCGGAGGAACGCCCTGCGGGCGGTCGGCGTGGCGGTCGTCGGCGGGACGGTCGCCTCGGGGACGACGGGCGTCGCGACCGGACAGGGCGGGGAGTCGTGGCCACAGCTCGGGTACGACGACGCGCGCAGCGGCCACGCGTCGGGGAACACGGGCCCCGGCGATGCGTTCGCGGCGGTCAGGCGCATCGAGTTGGGCGGATGGGTGCGGATGCCGCCGGCGGTGGTCGACGGCACCGTCTTCGCGTCACGATCCGTCGGCGGCAACCCCTCCGCCGGGGCCCTGTACGCGCTGGACGCCCGATCCGAAACCGAGCGGTGGCGTTTCGAGCCGGGCGATTCGGTGGATGCGCCACCGGTCGTGACCGACGGCACCGTCTACGTCGGGAGCGGTGACGGCCACCTGTACGCGCTGGCAGCGGAGTCGGGGCAGGAGCGGTGGCGGTTCCGGACCGGCGACCGAGTGGACTCGGCGCCAGCGGTGAGCGACGGCGGAGTCTATCTCGGCAGTACCGACGGTACCGTGTACGCGCTGGCTGCGGATTCGGGGACGGAACGGTGGCGATTCGGGACCGACGGGACGGTGTTTTCGTCGCCGGCGGTCGTCGACGGCACCGTCTACGTCGGGAGCAGCGACCACAGCGTGTACGCGGTGGACGCGGAGTCGGGGGAGCAGCGGTGGCGCTTCCGGACGGACGGCAGGCTACTGTCCTCGCCGGCGGTCGTCGACGGCACCGTCTACGTCGGGAGCAACGACGGTCACCTGTACGCGCTGGATGCGGGGTCGGGGGTCGAGCGGTGGCACTTCCGGACGGACGGCAAGGTACAGTCGTCGCCGGCGGTGGCGAACGGCACCGTCTACGTCGGGAGTCGCGGTTCCAACGTGTACGCGGTGGACGCGGAGTCGGGGGAGCAGCGCTGGCGCTTCCGGACGGGCGAGTCGAGGGCCTCCCCGGCAGTGGTCGACGGGACCGTCTACGTGGGGGGCGGAAACACCGTCTACGCGCTGGACGCGACGGCGGGAACCGAACGGTGGCGAGTCGAGACCGACGATTTCGTCTACTCGTCGCCGGCGGTGGCGAACGGCACCGTCTACGTCGGAAGCAACGACGGGAACCTGTACGTGATCCTCGGCGAGACGGCCACTCCGACGCCGACGTCGACGTCGACGCCGACTTCGCGGTCGGGGAACGTCTCCGGCGCCGGCGGCGGCCGCGACGATGCGTTCGGCGACGCCCCCACCGACGCGAACGCGATGCTCCCGGTGGCGGGCCTCCTCGGCGCCCTCGGCGCGGGCGGCGGCCTCTGGTATCTCCGTCGCAACGGCGACGACCCCGACTCCGCGCCGGCCGACCCGTCCCCCGACGATCCACCGCCGTCCCCGCCTCCGGCCGTCGACCGACAGCGTTCCGACGAGCCGGGGTACGCGACGGCCATGGAGTCGCTTCCCGCGCAGGTTCGCGGCCACCTCGAGGACGGACTCGTCGACGGGGAGCGGTTCGTCTCGGCGGTCGAGACGCTCGGAAGCGTGCGGGCCAACACGTGGCTCGTCCTCACGTCGGATCGGCTCGTCGCCGTCGACGACAACCTCTACGACGTGACCGAGTCGACTGCCGGCGACCTCGTCCGGGTCGTCTTCGGGAGGACGGACGACGGCGTCCCGCGGGTTCGACTCGAACACGAGGGCGGTGCCGAGTCGACGCACGAACTCTGTGCGGAGCCGGCGGCGTTCGCCCGCGATCTGCTGCGGACACGACCGGGGCTGTCCGTCGACCCGCCGCCCGGCGTCGGCTCCGGGTCCGAGCCGTCCCGAACGCCTCCCCCGGATCGGGTCGGGGACGTCCTCGACGAGGCCGAAACCGCCGCCGCCGCGGGGGCCTTCGACGACGCACTCGACCGGCTGGACGCCGCGATCGAGACGCTCGATTCGGGCGCCGAGGGCGCCCTCGACGACCTGCGCGCGGAGCGCGAGCGGATCGCCGACCGACGCGACGCCCACGAGCAGTTCGCGGACGAGACCGATCGCCTCGCGGACCGCCTCGACGCGCTCCGGGGGCGCGTCGACGACGATCCCGAGGCCACGCTCGCCGACCTCGACGATCTGCGTGACGACCTCGCCGCCCTCGACTCCCGGGTCGCCGACCGCGGATTCGACGACCTCGCCTCGCGGATCGCGGGGCTTCGGGATCGCACCGCGACGGTACGGACGGCCGCTCGCGAGGGGCGAGAGACCGATCTGGAGCGGGAGCTGGCGGACGTGCGACGCGGGGTCGAATCGGCCCGCGACCGCCTCGACGACGGGGCAATCGAGGCCGCCGAGACGCAGGCCGACGAACTGATCGAACGGATCGAGGCGGTTCGGGACCGGGCGAGCGACCACGGTCGGGACGTCCACCGCCACCAGGCGACGGCGCTGCGCGAGGACCTCGCGGACCTCCGGTCGGCGGTCGAGGCGCGACGCGAGACGCGGGACGCCGTCTCCCGGCTTCGCGAGCGGGTCGAAACCGCCGAGGATCGCCTCGAGAGCGGCGATCCCCTGGCGGCGCTCTCGGCGTTCGACCGCGTGGCGGCCGACACCGAAGCCCTGGCCGACCGGAGCGACCACGAGGACGCCGAACTGCGAGCCGAGATAGAGTCCCTCGCCGGACGGTGCCGGGCCGGGCGACGGGCGGCGAGACGTCGCCTCGACCGGCGAGCCGTCGAGCGTCTGGACGGCCGCCTCGACGCCGTCGAGGAGCGACTGGCCCGAATCCGCAGCGACCTCCCCGACACGGCGACGTCGAGACTCCGGTCGCGGCTCGACGAGGCGGCGAGCGCTCTCGACGCCGTCGAGGCGACCGCCGAGCGGACCGGGGCGGCGGACCTCCGGCAGCGGATCGGGACGGTACGGTCCGAGGTGACGACCTGTCGGGCGGGCATCGAGGCCCGCGAGACGCTCGACACCCACCGCGACCGGGTCGCGGCGGCGTTCGACCGTCTCGACGAGGGGGCGTACGAGGCGGCGATCGACCGGTTCGAGGCCGTCGACGACGACCTCGCCGACCTCGCCGACCGGGTCGACGGGCTGGACGTCGGAACGCTGGACGCGGCCGTGGCGACGCTTCGAGACCGGTGTCGGGAGGGGCTGGAGCGGACGGTCGAACTGGTCAGGGACCGCCCGCCGCGGTCGATCCCCGACGCACCGGACCTCGACGTGACGTACGGGGAGCTAGAGCGCCGGCAGCTTCTCGGCAAGGGTGGCAACGCCGACGTGTACCTCGTGGAGACGCCCGCCGGCGACGAACTCGCGGTGAAGGAGCCACGCGTCGGGGGTACGCTCCACGTCGAGACCGTCGACCGTCTGATGCGGGAGGCCGAGACGTGGGACAAACTCGACGGCCACGACCACGTGGTCGGCGTGGTCGATTACGACGCCGAGCCGATGCCGTGGATCGCCATGGAGTACATGGACGCGGGCGACCTCGCGGATCGAACCGGAGCGATGGCGTTCGACCAGGCGCTGTGGACCGCCATCGCGATCACCAAAGGCGTCCGCTTCGCCCACCGGCGGGGCGTCGCGCATCTCGACCTCAAGCCCGCGAACGTGTTGTTCCGGGACGTCGAGGACGCGTGGGACGTGCCGAAGGTGGCCGACTGGGGCCTGTCGCGGCACCTGTTGGAGCACTCGAAGAGCCTCGAAGGCCTCTCCCCGCAGTACGCGGCACCCGAACAGTTCGACGAAGCGTACGGATCGACCGACGACATGACCGACGTCTACCAGCTTGGATCCGTGTTCTACGACCTGTTCGTCGGTCGACCGCCGTTCGAGGGGACGGCCACGAAGGTCATGCGCCGGGTCCTCGACGAGGAGCCGACGCCGCCGAGCGAGGTGGCGGACGTCCCCCCGGAACTGGACGAGGTCCTCCTGACCGCGCTCGCGAAGGAGAAAGCCGACCGGTACGACGGCGTCCTCCTGTTGCGGAACGCGCTCCGACGACTCGCCGACGAGTGA